The following proteins come from a genomic window of Paucimonas lemoignei:
- the fadA_2 gene encoding 3-ketoacyl-CoA thiolase — MSLNPRDVVIVDFGRTPMGRSKGGMHRNTRAEDMSAHLISKLLERNSKIDPAEVEDVIWGCVNQTLEQGWNIARMASLLTQIPHTSAAQTVSRLCGSSMSALHTAAQAIMTGNGDVFVIGGVEHMGHVGMMHGVDPNPHMSLYAAKASGMMGLTAEMLGKMHGITREQQDAFGVRSHQLAHKATLEGKFKDEIIPMQGYDENGFLKVFDYDETIRPETTLESLAALKPAFNPKGGTVTAGTSSQITDGASCMIVMSAQRAQDLGIQPMAVIRSMAVAGVDPAIMGYGPVPATQKALKRAGLSISDIDFFELNEAFAAQALPVLKDLKVLDKMNEKVNLNGGAIALGHPFGCSGARISGTLLNVMKQNGGNLGVATMCIGLGQGISTVFERV; from the coding sequence ATGAGTTTGAATCCAAGAGATGTGGTGATTGTCGACTTCGGTCGCACGCCCATGGGCCGCTCCAAGGGTGGCATGCACCGTAATACCCGCGCCGAAGACATGTCGGCGCACTTGATCAGCAAGCTGCTGGAGCGCAACAGCAAGATTGATCCAGCAGAAGTCGAAGACGTGATCTGGGGCTGCGTCAACCAGACTCTGGAACAGGGCTGGAACATCGCGCGCATGGCGTCGCTGCTGACCCAGATCCCGCACACTTCGGCTGCACAAACCGTGAGCCGCCTGTGTGGTTCGTCCATGAGTGCACTGCACACCGCCGCGCAGGCCATCATGACCGGCAACGGCGATGTGTTTGTCATCGGCGGCGTCGAGCACATGGGCCACGTCGGCATGATGCACGGTGTAGACCCTAACCCGCACATGTCGCTGTACGCAGCCAAGGCGTCGGGCATGATGGGCCTGACCGCGGAAATGCTCGGCAAAATGCACGGTATTACCCGTGAGCAACAGGATGCATTCGGCGTGCGCTCGCACCAGCTGGCCCACAAGGCGACGCTGGAAGGCAAGTTCAAGGACGAAATCATCCCGATGCAAGGGTATGACGAAAACGGCTTCCTCAAGGTCTTCGACTACGACGAAACCATTCGCCCGGAGACCACCCTGGAAAGCCTTGCGGCGTTGAAGCCTGCCTTCAATCCCAAGGGCGGCACTGTGACGGCCGGCACATCTTCGCAAATTACCGACGGCGCCTCGTGCATGATCGTGATGTCCGCCCAGCGGGCTCAGGACCTGGGTATCCAGCCAATGGCGGTGATCCGCTCCATGGCCGTTGCGGGTGTGGATCCGGCGATTATGGGTTATGGTCCGGTTCCCGCGACGCAGAAAGCGTTGAAACGCGCGGGTCTGAGCATCTCCGATATCGACTTCTTCGAGCTCAACGAAGCTTTCGCCGCACAGGCCTTGCCCGTGCTGAAAGATTTGAAAGTGCTCGACAAGATGAACGAGAAGGTTAACCTGAACGGCGGCGCAATCGCTCTGGGCCATCCATTTGGATGCTCCGGCGCACGAATTTCCGGCACTTTGCTCAATGTCATGAAGCAAAATGGCGGCAATCTCGGGGTTGCGACCATGTGTATCGGTTTGGGGCAGGGTATCTCGACTGTCTTCGAACGCGTCTGA
- the pasA gene encoding PasA protein — MAHELYTRTNQKIYFAGLALESMGKAEKGQAMNAQALLQAERESALFHLYGALLGLCHEIAGYYRLPHASAPRAEMLLTQEALDALAIPEMAELVELAQHRETWLAQLMAAYNGLFEPPRAPKKVKGDVTQPLIVAVNLDEEPEPELSREELESWRQNLKGLAIRFREGLSEC, encoded by the coding sequence ATGGCCCACGAACTCTATACCCGTACCAACCAGAAGATTTATTTCGCCGGGCTTGCTCTGGAATCCATGGGCAAGGCTGAAAAGGGGCAGGCGATGAATGCTCAGGCGCTGCTGCAGGCAGAACGTGAATCCGCCTTGTTTCACCTGTACGGGGCGCTGCTGGGGTTGTGTCACGAGATAGCCGGTTACTACCGTCTGCCACACGCCAGCGCGCCACGTGCGGAAATGCTGTTAACCCAGGAGGCGCTGGACGCACTGGCCATTCCGGAAATGGCTGAGCTGGTGGAATTGGCTCAGCATCGTGAAACCTGGTTGGCCCAGTTGATGGCGGCCTACAACGGCCTTTTCGAGCCGCCCCGCGCACCGAAAAAGGTCAAGGGAGACGTGACCCAGCCACTGATCGTGGCGGTCAATCTCGATGAAGAACCCGAGCCTGAATTGAGTCGTGAGGAGCTGGAGAGCTGGCGTCAGAACCTCAAAGGCTTGGCCATTCGCTTCCGGGAAGGCTTGAGCGAGTGCTGA
- a CDS encoding helicase/SNF2 family domain protein, whose translation MSSNLEKVLASSWTSQFTSKTVERGFDYAHEQRIQLEELNPDSARTICRGSGMEVYTQTLKFRDPARFKNALSCTCTCPVRENCKHCAAALFYLQAPQNQNALRAALDESEPVRAPRVEPKPALPERLVDNIVPKPRLILASVEFSAYEPRNGRMQRHTQHRAALAFGYDQHYATGTANVSILVSSLGSDLVNQKSDIIEHRETETLRIRRQGELERQQRQVLQDMGFRVATRQSKALPDSAGDMFDLPNDKAWLHFVLNDLPLLEAQGWEIEVTDDFAFDVTPVDDWYAVIDEEAERDWFDLELGIIVNGERLSLLPILINLLRTHPELMSAAGIAKRRDDEQLLVQLNHFTQNGGGPVQIALPYGRLKPVLATLGDFYWREDGNNALRLNTADATRLGNLDDLPLSWQGGDRLRQFADRLANIKDAPVEVPEGLNATLRPYQHEGLSWMQSLRELEVGGVLADDMGLGKTLQTLAHLLMEKQAGRLDRPALAVMPTSLIPNWLDEAENFTPQLRVLALYGANRHADFDNLHQYDLILTTYALLPRDEEVLAKLPLHTLILDEAQYIKNPNSKAAQAARSLNARQRLCLSGTPLENHLGELWSLFHFLMPGWLGSSKEFNSNYRNPIEKHGNMERLQHLNARIKPFLLRRTKEQVATELPPKTEIIHWVELNDAQRDVYETVRLAMDKKVRDEISRKGVARSQIIILEALLKLRQVCCDLRLVNSAPANPRQSHSAKLLSLMEMFEELLAEGRKILLFSQFTSMLTLIEAELKQRGIEYALLTGATRDRRTPVQAFQAGKLPIFLISLKAGGTGLNLTAADTVIHYDPWWNPAAENQATDRAYRIGQDKPVFVYKMIARGTVEEKIQRLQQEKSALASGVLDGRVTGDWKLDGENLAALFAPLPVQAKKGKK comes from the coding sequence GTGTCGTCCAATCTCGAAAAAGTCCTCGCCTCGTCGTGGACATCGCAATTTACTAGCAAGACCGTTGAGCGGGGGTTCGATTACGCCCACGAACAACGTATTCAGCTTGAGGAACTCAATCCTGACTCGGCGCGCACGATCTGCCGCGGCTCGGGCATGGAGGTTTATACCCAGACCCTGAAGTTTCGCGACCCGGCACGTTTCAAGAACGCGCTGAGCTGCACATGCACCTGCCCGGTCAGGGAGAACTGCAAGCACTGCGCAGCGGCGCTGTTTTATCTGCAGGCCCCGCAGAATCAGAATGCCTTGCGGGCTGCGCTGGACGAATCCGAACCCGTACGGGCCCCGCGCGTCGAACCAAAACCGGCCCTGCCAGAGCGGCTGGTCGATAACATCGTGCCCAAGCCCCGGCTGATTCTGGCCAGCGTCGAATTCAGCGCCTACGAACCGCGCAATGGCCGCATGCAGCGCCATACCCAGCACCGTGCCGCCCTCGCCTTCGGCTATGACCAGCATTACGCCACCGGCACAGCCAACGTCAGCATCCTGGTCAGCTCGCTGGGCAGTGATCTGGTTAACCAGAAAAGCGACATCATCGAACACCGGGAAACCGAAACCCTGCGCATCCGGCGCCAGGGCGAGCTGGAACGCCAGCAGCGCCAAGTGCTGCAGGACATGGGTTTCAGGGTTGCGACCCGGCAAAGCAAAGCGCTGCCGGACAGCGCCGGTGACATGTTCGACTTGCCCAACGACAAGGCCTGGCTGCATTTCGTCCTCAACGATCTTCCCTTGCTGGAGGCCCAGGGTTGGGAAATCGAAGTCACCGATGACTTCGCCTTTGACGTGACGCCGGTGGACGACTGGTACGCGGTCATCGACGAAGAGGCTGAACGCGACTGGTTCGATCTGGAACTGGGCATCATCGTCAACGGCGAGCGCCTGAGCCTGCTGCCGATTCTCATCAACCTGCTGCGCACCCATCCCGAGTTGATGAGTGCTGCCGGTATTGCCAAGCGCAGGGATGACGAGCAATTGCTGGTGCAGCTCAATCACTTCACGCAGAACGGTGGCGGGCCGGTGCAGATCGCCCTGCCTTATGGGCGGCTGAAGCCAGTGCTGGCCACTCTCGGCGACTTCTACTGGCGCGAGGACGGCAACAACGCCTTGCGCCTGAACACCGCTGACGCCACGCGCCTGGGCAATCTGGATGACCTGCCATTGAGCTGGCAGGGCGGCGATCGTCTGCGCCAGTTCGCCGATCGCCTGGCCAACATCAAAGACGCTCCGGTTGAGGTGCCCGAGGGGCTTAACGCGACCTTGCGACCGTATCAGCATGAAGGCCTGAGCTGGATGCAATCGCTGCGAGAGCTTGAGGTCGGTGGCGTGCTGGCGGACGACATGGGCCTGGGCAAAACCCTACAGACCCTGGCGCATCTGCTGATGGAAAAGCAGGCCGGTCGGCTGGACCGCCCTGCCCTTGCCGTGATGCCCACCAGCCTGATCCCGAACTGGCTGGACGAGGCGGAAAATTTCACGCCCCAACTACGGGTGCTCGCGCTGTATGGCGCCAATCGCCATGCCGATTTCGACAACCTCCACCAGTACGACCTGATTCTCACCACCTATGCGCTGCTGCCACGCGATGAGGAAGTGCTGGCCAAACTGCCGCTGCACACCCTGATCCTCGATGAAGCGCAATACATCAAGAATCCCAACAGCAAGGCAGCTCAGGCCGCGCGCAGCCTGAACGCCCGGCAACGCCTGTGCCTGAGCGGCACGCCGCTGGAGAATCACCTGGGCGAGCTGTGGTCGCTGTTCCACTTTCTGATGCCGGGCTGGTTGGGCAGCAGCAAGGAATTCAACAGTAACTACCGCAACCCGATTGAAAAACACGGCAACATGGAGCGCTTGCAGCACCTCAATGCCAGGATCAAGCCGTTCCTGTTGCGCCGCACCAAAGAGCAGGTGGCCACCGAGCTGCCGCCTAAAACCGAGATCATCCACTGGGTCGAACTCAACGACGCCCAGCGCGACGTTTACGAAACCGTACGCCTGGCCATGGACAAGAAAGTACGCGACGAGATCAGCCGCAAAGGCGTAGCACGTAGTCAGATCATCATTCTTGAAGCGCTGCTCAAGCTGCGCCAGGTGTGTTGTGACCTGCGCCTGGTCAACAGCGCCCCGGCCAACCCGCGACAAAGCCATTCGGCCAAGCTGCTGAGCCTGATGGAGATGTTCGAGGAACTGCTGGCCGAAGGACGCAAGATCCTGCTGTTCTCGCAATTCACTTCGATGCTGACCCTGATCGAAGCAGAGCTGAAACAGCGCGGTATCGAGTACGCCCTGCTCACCGGCGCCACCCGGGATCGACGCACCCCGGTGCAGGCCTTCCAGGCGGGTAAGTTGCCGATTTTCCTGATCAGCCTGAAAGCCGGTGGCACGGGCCTTAACCTGACCGCCGCCGACACGGTGATCCATTACGACCCATGGTGGAACCCGGCCGCTGAAAACCAGGCCACCGACCGCGCTTATCGGATCGGCCAGGATAAACCGGTGTTCGTCTACAAGATGATTGCCAGAGGCACCGTGGAAGAGAAAATCCAGCGCCTGCAGCAGGAAAAATCAGCGCTGGCGTCGGGTGTTCTGGATGGTCGCGTCACTGGCGACTGGAAACTGGACGGCGAAAACCTCGCCGCCCTGTTCGCCCCGCTGCCGGTGCAGGCGAAGAAAGGCAAAAAATAA
- the sulA gene encoding cell division inhibitor: MQFVQAPQSQLSLFEAFMAQPIAPMLKESVETSWNNEPEVFSELSLRGAAGNCLSLLAPILRELSQDSDARWLTLISPPASLTQTWLREAGLNRERILLLQPRGTQSPLELAREALRLGRSHTVVSWINPISGASRQQLINAAKLGDAQSLNIRLG; the protein is encoded by the coding sequence ATGCAGTTCGTCCAGGCACCACAATCGCAACTCTCGCTCTTTGAAGCGTTCATGGCGCAGCCTATCGCGCCGATGCTCAAGGAGTCGGTCGAAACGTCATGGAACAATGAACCAGAGGTTTTCAGCGAGCTGTCATTACGTGGTGCTGCGGGGAACTGCTTGAGTCTGCTGGCGCCCATCCTGCGCGAACTGAGCCAGGACAGCGACGCTCGCTGGTTGACGCTCATCTCGCCTCCAGCCAGTCTGACTCAGACCTGGCTACGTGAAGCGGGCCTCAATCGGGAGCGCATTCTACTGCTGCAACCGCGGGGGACGCAGAGCCCGTTGGAGCTTGCACGTGAAGCACTTCGCCTGGGCCGCAGCCACACCGTCGTGAGCTGGATCAATCCAATCAGCGGGGCGTCACGTCAACAGCTGATCAACGCGGCAAAACTGGGTGATGCGCAAAGCCTGAACATCCGCCTGGGGTAG
- the lexA_1 gene encoding LexA repressor yields MIKLTPRQAEILGFIKRCLEDNGYPPTRAEIAQELGFKSPNAAEEHLKALARKGAIEMTPGASRGIRIPGFEAKADDSSLPIIGRVAAGAPILAQQHIEESCNINPAFFHPSADYLLRVHGMSMKDVGILDGDLIAVHTTREARNGQIVVARIGDEVTVKRFKREGSKVWLIAENPDFAPIEVNLKDQELVIEGLSVGVIRR; encoded by the coding sequence ATGATTAAACTGACGCCACGCCAAGCTGAAATCCTCGGATTCATCAAACGCTGCCTGGAAGACAACGGCTATCCACCGACCCGTGCGGAAATCGCACAGGAACTGGGCTTCAAATCGCCCAACGCTGCCGAAGAGCACCTCAAGGCGCTGGCGCGTAAAGGCGCGATTGAGATGACCCCTGGTGCCTCTCGCGGCATCCGCATCCCTGGGTTTGAAGCTAAAGCCGATGACAGCAGCCTGCCGATCATTGGCCGAGTAGCTGCCGGTGCGCCGATCCTCGCTCAGCAACACATTGAAGAATCCTGCAACATCAACCCTGCGTTTTTTCATCCGAGTGCCGATTACCTGTTAAGGGTGCACGGCATGAGCATGAAAGATGTGGGCATTCTTGATGGCGACCTGATCGCTGTGCACACCACTCGCGAGGCCCGCAATGGCCAGATAGTGGTAGCGCGGATTGGTGACGAAGTCACGGTCAAGCGATTCAAGCGTGAAGGCAGCAAAGTCTGGCTGATCGCCGAAAACCCGGACTTCGCGCCCATCGAAGTCAACCTGAAGGATCAGGAACTGGTTATTGAAGGCTTGAGCGTCGGCGTCATTCGCCGCTAA
- a CDS encoding TonB box-like has product MNLQPGLYRHYKGPEYRVFSVARHSETEEEVVFYQALYGDYGLWVRPLSMFLESVEVDGEQVPRFALVQAEPSLFSRP; this is encoded by the coding sequence ATGAATTTACAGCCAGGGCTCTACCGCCATTACAAAGGCCCCGAGTACCGCGTATTCAGTGTTGCCAGGCACTCCGAGACCGAGGAAGAAGTGGTGTTCTATCAGGCGCTGTATGGCGACTATGGCCTGTGGGTCAGGCCGCTGAGCATGTTTCTGGAGTCCGTCGAGGTTGACGGCGAGCAGGTGCCGCGCTTTGCTTTGGTTCAGGCTGAACCGAGCCTCTTTTCCAGGCCGTGA
- a CDS encoding 5'-methylthioadenosine phosphorylase, with product MTVYAIIGGTGLTELDGLNIRQSLPMTTPYGLPSGDIQIGDFAGREVMFLARHGHPHRLPPHQVNYRANIWALKQAGAQAIVAINAVGGIHPTMGTGRFCVPHDLIDYTSGRQHTFFADDLEQVTHIDFSFPYSEALRVRLIAALAAEGCDFSERGVYGCTQGPRLETMAEIIRLERDGCDIVGMTGMPEAALARELELEYACLALVVNPAAGKSASAITMAEIDHALQAGMGKVKATLARVLGAV from the coding sequence ATGACGGTCTACGCGATTATCGGTGGCACTGGCCTGACTGAGCTGGACGGGCTGAATATTCGTCAGTCGCTGCCCATGACTACGCCCTATGGCTTACCTTCCGGTGATATTCAGATTGGGGATTTCGCCGGTCGTGAGGTGATGTTCCTCGCCCGTCATGGCCATCCGCATCGCCTGCCGCCCCATCAGGTGAACTATCGGGCCAATATCTGGGCGTTGAAACAGGCGGGAGCTCAGGCAATCGTGGCGATTAACGCGGTGGGCGGGATTCATCCGACCATGGGCACCGGGCGTTTTTGTGTGCCTCACGATCTGATCGATTACACCAGTGGACGCCAGCATACGTTTTTTGCCGATGACCTTGAGCAGGTCACGCACATCGACTTCAGCTTTCCCTACAGTGAAGCGCTGCGCGTGCGGCTGATTGCGGCCCTGGCGGCTGAAGGCTGTGATTTCAGCGAGCGTGGCGTTTACGGCTGTACGCAAGGGCCGCGCCTTGAAACGATGGCGGAGATTATTCGTCTGGAGCGCGATGGCTGCGACATTGTGGGTATGACCGGCATGCCGGAAGCGGCGCTGGCCCGAGAGCTTGAGCTGGAGTACGCCTGCCTGGCGCTGGTGGTCAACCCGGCGGCGGGCAAGTCTGCTTCGGCGATTACCATGGCCGAGATTGATCATGCATTGCAGGCGGGCATGGGCAAGGTGAAGGCGACACTGGCGCGGGTGTTGGGCGCGGTTTGA
- the ttgW gene encoding regulatory protein, TetR, producing the protein MAQSETVERILDAAEQLFAEKGFAETSLRLITSKASVNLAAVNYHFGSKKALIQAVFSRFLGPFCISLDRELERRSAKPEHKPTLEELLEMLVEQALVVQPRSNNDLSIFMRLLGLAFSQSQGHLRRYLEDMYGKVFRRYMTLVNEAAPRIPPIELFWRVHFMLGAAAFSMSGIKALRAIAETDFGVNTSIEQVMRLMVPFLAAGMRAETGVSDAAMMAAQLKPRTKSSASLPSTAKA; encoded by the coding sequence ATGGCCCAGTCGGAAACAGTTGAACGCATTCTTGATGCTGCCGAACAGTTGTTCGCGGAGAAGGGCTTCGCCGAGACCTCGCTGCGTCTGATCACCAGCAAGGCCTCGGTGAATCTGGCCGCAGTGAACTATCACTTCGGGTCGAAGAAGGCCTTGATCCAGGCGGTTTTCTCGAGGTTCCTCGGGCCTTTCTGCATCAGCCTGGACCGTGAGCTGGAGCGGCGCTCGGCCAAGCCCGAGCACAAGCCGACCCTGGAAGAACTACTGGAAATGCTCGTTGAGCAGGCCCTGGTGGTCCAGCCGCGCAGTAACAACGACCTGTCGATTTTCATGCGCTTGCTGGGCCTGGCATTCAGTCAGAGTCAGGGCCACCTGCGTCGTTATCTGGAAGACATGTACGGCAAGGTGTTTCGCCGTTACATGACGCTGGTCAACGAAGCGGCTCCGCGTATCCCTCCTATCGAGTTGTTCTGGCGCGTGCATTTCATGCTGGGTGCTGCCGCCTTCAGCATGTCGGGGATCAAAGCCTTGCGGGCCATCGCTGAAACCGATTTTGGGGTCAACACGTCCATCGAGCAGGTCATGCGCCTGATGGTGCCGTTCCTGGCGGCTGGCATGCGCGCCGAAACGGGTGTCAGCGACGCCGCGATGATGGCGGCCCAGCTCAAGCCGCGTACTAAAAGCAGCGCCAGCCTGCCCAGCACTGCCAAAGCCTGA
- the nagZ gene encoding glycoside hydrolase family protein, translated as MVDVAGTWLTAEDRQFLRQPEVGGLIIFARNIEHPRQVRELSAAIRAVRPDLLLAVDQEGGRVQRLRQGFVRLPAMRHIADKPEAESLAEHCGWLMATEVLAVGLDLSFAPVLDLDYQRSAVVGTRAFEGDPERAALLAGAFIRGMKAAGMAATGKHFPGHGWAEADSHVAIPNDERSLEQIRANDLVPFARLSKQLAAVMPAHVIYPQVDSQPAGFSRRWLQDILRGELGFDGVIFSDDLSMAGAHVVGDAASRIEAALSAGCDMGLVCNDRAAAELALSAAQRLKVKPSPRIARMRGQAFASTEYRQQPRWLAAIEALRNAHLID; from the coding sequence ATGGTGGATGTTGCGGGCACCTGGTTGACCGCGGAAGATCGCCAGTTTCTGCGTCAGCCCGAAGTGGGCGGCTTGATCATTTTTGCCCGCAACATCGAGCATCCACGCCAGGTGCGCGAGCTGAGCGCGGCCATTCGCGCCGTGCGTCCTGATCTGTTGCTGGCGGTTGATCAGGAGGGCGGGCGGGTTCAGCGTCTGCGTCAGGGCTTTGTACGTCTGCCTGCCATGCGCCATATTGCTGACAAACCCGAGGCTGAAAGCCTCGCCGAGCACTGTGGCTGGCTGATGGCGACTGAAGTGCTTGCCGTAGGTCTGGACCTGAGTTTTGCGCCCGTGCTTGACCTGGATTACCAGCGCAGTGCGGTGGTCGGCACCCGTGCCTTTGAGGGTGATCCTGAGCGCGCCGCGCTGCTGGCAGGCGCGTTCATTCGTGGCATGAAAGCTGCGGGCATGGCCGCCACAGGCAAGCATTTCCCTGGGCATGGCTGGGCCGAGGCTGATTCACATGTGGCCATTCCCAATGACGAGCGCAGCCTGGAGCAGATTCGCGCCAACGATCTGGTGCCATTCGCGCGGCTGAGCAAGCAATTGGCGGCGGTCATGCCCGCGCACGTCATCTACCCGCAAGTGGATTCCCAGCCCGCCGGTTTCTCGCGGCGCTGGCTGCAGGATATTTTGCGCGGCGAGCTGGGCTTCGATGGTGTGATCTTCAGCGATGACCTGTCCATGGCTGGCGCTCATGTGGTCGGTGATGCTGCCAGTCGCATTGAGGCGGCCTTGTCTGCCGGTTGTGACATGGGGCTGGTGTGCAACGACCGGGCGGCTGCGGAGCTGGCACTGAGCGCTGCGCAACGGCTCAAGGTCAAGCCTTCACCACGGATCGCACGGATGCGCGGGCAAGCGTTTGCCAGTACCGAATACCGCCAGCAGCCACGCTGGCTTGCGGCCATTGAAGCCTTGCGCAACGCGCATCTGATTGACTGA
- the topA gene encoding DNA topoisomerase I: protein MGKSLVIVESPAKAKTINKYLGNQYVVKSSIGHIRDLPTSGSASANKEPVKRGKAAVGEGPVLTPKEKAKKQLVARMGVDPDHGWKAKYEILPGKEKVIEELRRLAKDADTIYLATDLDREGEAIAWHLREAIGGDDSRYKRVVFNEITKKAIQEAFSKPGELDIDRVNAQQARRFLDRVVGYMVSPLLWQKVARGLSAGRVQSVAVKLVVEREREIRAFNPEEYWEVHADLGTAKGANVRFEVARENGEAFKPLNEAQAMAALEKLKASSYSIAKREDKPTSSKPSAPFITSTLQQAASNRLGFGVKKTMMMAQRLYEAGYITYMRTDSTNLSADAVTMVRDYIESEFGKKYLPESPNVYSSKEGAQEAHEAIRPSDVNTHPSKLTGMERDAERLYELIWRQFVACQMPPAQYLSTTVSVAAGTFELRAKGRILKFDGYTRALPQMTKPGDDDVLPDMAQGDNLKLIKLDPSQHFTKPPARYSEASLVKEMEKRGIGRPSTYAAIISTIQDRGYVALHNRRFYSEKMGDIVTERLSESFSNLMDYGFTAGMEENLDDVAHGERDWKNVLDEFYGDFRKKLEVAEAPDSGMRSNEPVMTDIPCKVCGRPMQIRTASTGVFLGCSGYSLPPKERCKATVNLTPGDEIAEDDEGESESRVLRGKHRCHICSTAMDAYLLDEKHKLHICGNNPDCVGFEVEEGTYRIKGYEGPSLECDKCGSEMQLKTGRFGKFFGCTNPDCKNTRKLLKSGDAAPPKMDPVKMPELKCDKVDDTYILRDGASGLFLAASQFPKNRETRAPLVMEIAPHKDEIDPKYHFLCEAPKKDPDGRPSVIRYSRKTKEQYVQTEVEGKPTGWKAFYDGKAWKVEDKR from the coding sequence ATGGGCAAATCGCTGGTCATCGTGGAATCCCCGGCTAAGGCCAAGACCATCAACAAGTATTTGGGCAACCAGTACGTGGTGAAGTCGAGTATCGGCCATATCCGAGACCTGCCCACCAGCGGTTCGGCTAGTGCCAACAAAGAACCCGTCAAACGCGGCAAGGCTGCGGTAGGCGAGGGTCCGGTGCTTACGCCGAAAGAAAAGGCGAAGAAGCAGCTGGTGGCGCGCATGGGTGTCGACCCGGATCACGGCTGGAAAGCCAAATACGAAATCCTTCCCGGCAAGGAGAAGGTGATCGAAGAGCTGCGCCGGCTCGCCAAGGATGCTGACACCATCTATCTCGCGACGGACTTGGACCGCGAGGGGGAAGCCATTGCCTGGCACCTGCGCGAAGCCATCGGTGGCGATGACAGCCGCTACAAGCGCGTGGTGTTCAACGAAATCACCAAAAAGGCCATCCAGGAAGCCTTCTCCAAGCCGGGCGAGCTGGACATTGATCGTGTCAACGCACAGCAGGCGCGTCGCTTTCTCGACCGCGTCGTGGGCTACATGGTCTCGCCGCTACTCTGGCAGAAAGTCGCTCGCGGCTTGTCGGCGGGTCGTGTGCAGTCCGTTGCAGTAAAACTGGTGGTGGAGCGCGAGCGGGAAATCCGTGCCTTCAACCCCGAGGAATACTGGGAAGTCCACGCTGATCTGGGCACTGCCAAGGGCGCCAATGTGCGTTTCGAAGTCGCTCGGGAAAACGGCGAAGCGTTCAAGCCTCTGAACGAAGCTCAGGCCATGGCTGCACTGGAAAAGCTCAAGGCTTCCAGCTACAGCATCGCCAAGCGCGAAGACAAGCCCACCAGCAGCAAGCCTTCGGCACCGTTCATCACGTCCACCCTGCAACAGGCCGCGAGTAACCGCCTGGGCTTCGGCGTGAAGAAAACCATGATGATGGCCCAGCGCTTGTACGAAGCGGGCTACATCACGTACATGCGTACCGACTCGACCAACCTGTCTGCAGATGCAGTCACCATGGTGCGCGATTACATCGAATCCGAGTTCGGCAAGAAGTACCTGCCGGAGTCACCGAACGTCTACAGCAGCAAGGAAGGCGCACAAGAGGCTCACGAAGCGATTCGTCCGTCTGATGTGAACACCCATCCAAGCAAGCTGACCGGTATGGAGCGTGATGCCGAGCGTCTGTACGAGCTGATCTGGCGTCAGTTCGTGGCATGTCAGATGCCGCCAGCGCAATATCTGTCGACCACGGTCAGTGTGGCCGCAGGTACATTCGAGCTGCGCGCCAAGGGCCGTATTCTCAAGTTCGACGGTTACACCCGCGCGTTGCCGCAAATGACCAAGCCGGGCGATGACGATGTACTGCCTGACATGGCTCAGGGCGACAACCTGAAACTGATCAAGCTTGATCCAAGCCAGCATTTCACCAAGCCGCCTGCGCGTTACTCGGAAGCGAGCCTGGTTAAAGAGATGGAAAAACGCGGTATTGGTCGTCCTTCGACTTACGCTGCGATCATCTCGACGATCCAGGACCGTGGTTACGTCGCGCTGCATAACCGTCGTTTCTATTCGGAAAAGATGGGCGACATCGTCACTGAGCGCCTTTCCGAGAGTTTCTCTAACCTGATGGACTACGGTTTTACCGCCGGCATGGAAGAGAACCTCGACGATGTGGCGCATGGCGAACGCGACTGGAAGAACGTGCTGGATGAGTTCTACGGTGACTTCCGCAAGAAACTTGAAGTGGCCGAAGCGCCTGACAGCGGGATGCGTTCCAACGAACCGGTGATGACCGATATTCCGTGCAAGGTGTGCGGTCGTCCGATGCAGATTCGTACGGCGTCCACTGGTGTGTTCCTGGGCTGCTCGGGCTACAGCCTGCCACCTAAAGAGCGCTGCAAGGCGACCGTCAACCTGACGCCAGGTGACGAGATTGCCGAAGACGACGAAGGTGAGTCTGAATCCCGCGTTCTGCGCGGCAAGCACCGCTGCCATATCTGCAGCACGGCCATGGACGCCTACCTGCTGGACGAGAAGCACAAGCTGCATATCTGCGGTAACAACCCGGATTGCGTGGGCTTTGAAGTCGAAGAGGGGACTTATCGCATCAAGGGCTATGAAGGTCCGAGCCTTGAGTGCGACAAGTGTGGCAGCGAAATGCAGCTCAAGACAGGCCGTTTCGGCAAGTTCTTTGGTTGCACCAATCCGGATTGCAAGAACACCCGCAAACTGCTGAAAAGTGGTGATGCCGCGCCGCCGAAAATGGACCCGGTGAAAATGCCGGAGCTGAAGTGCGACAAGGTCGACGACACCTATATCCTGCGCGATGGTGCCTCTGGTCTGTTCCTGGCGGCGAGCCAGTTCCCGAAGAACCGCGAAACCCGCGCGCCTTTGGTCATGGAAATCGCTCCGCACAAGGACGAGATCGATCCGAAGTACCACTTCCTCTGTGAAGCACCGAAGAAAGATCCGGACGGTCGCCCATCGGTGATCCGTTACAGCCGTAAAACCAAAGAGCAATATGTCCAGACCGAAGTCGAGGGCAAGCCTACCGGCTGGAAAGCGTTCTACGATGGCAAAGCGTGGAAGGTCGAAGACAAGCGCTGA